The DNA region CCCGGTAGCCGCGGACGAAGTCACGGAACACCCCGGTTTCCTCCCCCGCCAACAAGCGGTTGAACGCGTAGGCCGCGGCCACCAGGGACGGGCCCATCGGCACAAACGCCAGGAAAACCAGCCCAAGCTGCGCCCCGTATCCCGGCAGGGAACGGGAGACGGACGCGGTGGGCATGCCGGCGGACAAGGCCACGAGTAGGGGGGCCAGCACCAGCAGGACGTTCGCCGCCACCAGCAGCAGGTCGCCCACCATCACCCCGTAGACCGTGGTGGCTGCCTTGAACAGCGGGCCGGAGCCGTACTCCGTTATCTTCTGTGTCAACAGGTGCCTTCCGTGCGGTGACGACCCTACCGGTGACGACGGCGGCGCGGCCCCGCGGGTGGATGTCCGGGAGGCCGCGCCGCGGTGAGGCAGAACCTACTTCTTCTCCGCGTACGCCTTGTAAGCCTTGTTCGCCAGTTCAACGTACTTGGACTGGCCCTTGGCGTCGAGCTCCTTGACGTAGGCATCGAACTCGCCGAGCGGCCGCTGGCCGGTAATGAACTTCAAGGTGTTCTGCTTGACGTGGTCCTTCAGCGGGGTCAGCACCAGGGTGGCCTGCTCGCGGTCCGTATCGCTGAACGGAACGGGCGGTGCCACGGCCTTGGGCGTCTTGCTTTGCATGTCCTTCTGGAACTTGAGCTCCTCCTCATTCATGGTGGACTGCAGCAGATCGGTGGTCCCGCCATAGGCGAAGTTGCCGCCGGAGAAGCCGTAGTCCACGCGCAGGTCCTTGGTGCCCTTCGGGTTCAGGCCCAGGAAGTTCACATCGGGGGCGGGCGTGCGCTTGCCGTTGACCACGTCGTACGTTGTGCCCTTGACACCCCACTTGGAGTACTCTTGGCCGGCATCGCTGTAGAAGAGCCAGTCGATGAACTGGATCAGGGCCACAAAGTTGTCCTTGTCCGCAACGGAGGAGTTGAGCATGATGCCGTTCTCCAGGCGCGAGCCCCCGATCACGTCGCCGGCCGGACCACCGGGCACAGTGATCTTGGAGATGGCGAAGTTGCCCTTGCCCAGCGACTGCTCCATGGATGTCCGGTAGGTGACGATGTTCTGCGAATTGGTGCTGATGACGAATGATTTGCCGGTAACGAATTTCTGGACGGCGGAGTCGTCCGGCTGGGTGAAGCTCTCCGGGTCCATCAGGCCCTCGGACACCAGGGAGTTGAAGTAGGTGATCAGCGCCTTGAATTCCCCGGAACCCGCGCCGAAGCTGAACTTCTTGGCCGATTCATCGAACACCAGACCGTCCACCAGACCCCAGCCGCTCACCGTGCCGAAGGCGGTGCCGGCGATGTTCAGCACGGCGTTGCCGTTGAAGCGGTCCGAGAAAGGCACGACGTCGGGATAGGCCTTCTTGAGCTTGCGCAGCGCTTCGCGGAACTCATCCCACGTCTTGGGGATGGCGATGTTGTTCTTCTCGAAGATGTCCGTGCGGACCGCAAGGGTGTAGTCCGGCCACAGTTCCTCATGCAGGCCCGGCAGCACATAGTACTTGCCGTCGGCCTGGGTAAGGCCCTCGATCTCAGGCTCGAGCTTCCACTTTTTGACCTTGTCCTGGAAGTTTGGCATCAGGTCCACGTAGTCGCTGACCGGAAGGACGGCTCCGGAGGAGACGAAGGCTGATTCCTGGCCCGGGTAGGTCTTGGCAATGATTTCCGGGGCGTTTCCGGAGCTGATGAGCAGGCTGCGCTTCTGCTCATAGTCGCTGCTGGGGACGACGGTGGCGTCCAGGGTGACATTGGTATCAGCGGCGAGCTTGGTAAAGAACAGCCAGTCCTTCTTGTAGGCGTAGGAGGGCATGTCGCTGAAGAGGCAGCTGAACGTCAGCGGCGCCGTCGCCTTGAACGTGTCACCTACCCCGAAGCTGTCCATGGCACCCGTGCGGGACTTGGACGTATCCACTGCGGCTGACTCTGAGTCGCAGCTTGTCACCATCAGGCCGATGGTTATGACGGACGCGAGGCCGAGAAAGTCTCGTCTGCGGATCATGGGCTTTCCTTTCGTAGGTTTTTATTCCTTGACGGAACCGAGCATGATGCCCGAAAAGAAGTACTTCTGGACGAATGGGTAGACACACAGGATGGGGATGACAGTCAGGACGATGGTGACGGACTGGATGTTGGCGGCGATCTGGCCCACGTTTTCCACCGTGGAGCCGGCGCTTGCCGTGTTGCTTGCTCCGGCGATCATGTTGCGCAGGTAGATGGTGACCGGGAACAGCTCAGGCTTGTCCAGGTAGAGGAAGGCCTGGAACCAGGAGTTCCAGTTGGCCACGGCGTAGAACAGGACCATGGTGGCCACGATGGCTTTACTGAGCGGCAGGACCACCCTGAACAGCACGCCGTACTGGGTGAGGCCGTCGATGGCGGCGGCCTCCTCCAGTTCACGCGGCATGTTCTCGAAGAAGGACTTCATGATCAGCAGGTTGAAGACGCTGATGGCGTTGGGCAGCACCACGGCCCAGATGGAGTCGCGCATCCCCAGCGAGCTGATCAGCACGTAGTTGGGGATCAGGCCGCCGTTGAAGAACATTGTGAACACCGCGATGCCGATGAAGAAGCTGCGGCCTTTGAGGTCCTTCTTGGCGATGGCGTACGCGAACGTTGTGGTCAGGACCATGGAGATGGCCGTGGCCACCACCGTGTACAGGACCGTGTTTCCGTAGTTGTTCCAGAACGTGGAGTCCGCGAGGATCAGCTTGTACGTCTCCACGTTGAAGCCGCGCGGAAACAGGTTGACCTGTCCGGAGTTGATAAAGCCTTCGCTGGAAAACGACTGGGCAATGATGTTCAGGAACGGGTACACCGTCAAGAACACCACCACCAGCAGGAACGCCAGGTTGAAGATCCGGAAGGCCTTCATGCCACGCGATTCCTTCATGTCCTTCAACAGGACGCCGGTGTCCTTCTTGGCCTGCCGGTTCAGGAGTGCTCCATTCATGACTGCCCCTTTCACCACAGGCTCGTTCCCGTGACGCGCCGTGAGATGGCGTTCGCGGAGAGGATCAGCGTCAGGCCGATGACGGATTCGAACATTCCGATGGCGGCCGCGTAGCTGAAGTTGCTTGATTCCAGGCCTACCCGGTACAGGTAGGTGGAGATGACGTCCGACGTTTCATAGTTGAGCGGGTTGTAGATGAGCAAGATCTTCTCGAAGCCCACCGCCATAAACGTGCCGATGTTCAGGATCAGCAGCGTGATGATGGTGGGCCGGATGGCCGGGAGGGTCACATGCCAGGTCTGCTGCCACCGGTTGGCACCGTCAATCCTGGCGGCCTCATACAGGGACTCATCCACCCGGGTCAGGGCAGCAAGGTACAGGATGGCGCCCCAGCCCATGGTCTGCCAGACCTCGGAGCTGATGTACATGGGCCGGAACCAGCTGGCGTCCTGCGTGAAGTTCATCGTGGTGCCGAAGAGGGTGTTGGCGATCTGGTTCACCGTGCCGGTCATGGAGAAGTTCTGCAGGATCATGCCCGCGATGATCACCACGGACATGAAATGCGGCAGGTACGCCACGGTCTGGACGAACTTCTTGAACTTCTGCGAGCGCAGTTCGTTCAGCATCAGGGCGAAGATAATGGGCATCGGGAAGCAAAAGAGCAGCGTCAGCACTCCCAGGATGATCGTGTTCTGGAACGCCTGCCAGAAGCTGGGATCGTTGATGAAAAGGGTGACGTACTTCAGCCCCACCCATTTCTCGCCGAAGATGCTGCCGCCCGGCTGGAACTGCCGGAAGGCGATCACATTGCCGGCCATGGGCAGGTACCGGAAAATCGCGAAGTAGAGCAGTGGTAGCGCTAGCAGGGTGTACAGGCGCCAATCCCGCTTGATCGCCAGCTTCCAGCCGCCAGGCTTGTTCCGCGGCTTCTGGGCCTTATCCGGCACGCTTGGCGCGGCCGCCTCGGGTGGGACTTCTAGTTGTATTGCCATCGCCTTCCCTGCCTATCGTGAAGTTTCGTCGGTGGCGGACTCCTGCAGAACCAGCACGCCGTTGGCGGGAAGCTCAACGGTTCCCTGGAGGGGACGGCCGCTGATCCGGTCGGTTCCCCCGCGTCCGACGTCGATGCCCGCCGGGGCATCGTTGTGGTTCAGAACCAGCAGGAAGCTGCTGCCGTTGCCAGTACGACGGCGGACCTGGACTCCCGGCGGAGCTGCCAGCTCGGGCTGGACGCCCGCCGCCTGGCGTTCTGCAAAGAGCAGGGACTCCAGGAAGGTGTTGTCCACCCGTGCCGAGAGGTACACAGCTGTTCCCTTCCCAAATGTGTTGCGGGTGACCGCCGGTGATCCGGCGAGCCGGCCTGAGTCGTAACTGGCCAGCACGTCGGCCCCGTCGGTGTGAAGGTGCTCGGTCCAGTAACTGGCGGAGGCTGTGCCGCCGTCGGCCGTTGCGAGCTTCACTTCTTCACCCTCACCGGCGAGCGGGTGCATCTCCTCGCTCCAGGCTCCCAAGACCTTGCGGAGGGCGCCGGGGTAGCCGCCCAGGCGGATGGTGTTGGACTCGTCCACGATGCCGGAGAGGTAGGAGACCACCAGGCGGCCGCCGTCGGACACGTAATCCTCGAACCGTTGGGCGGATTCGTCGGTGAGCAGGTAGGCAGCTGGCAGGAGGACCAAGCTGTACTGGCTCAGGTCGCTCTTGGTGTCCACAAAGTCAACCGTGACGTTGGCATCGAACAGCGGGCGGTAAAGGCGAAGGACTTCCTGGGCATACGTCAGGTCTGAGCGGGGCGAGTTGCCCAGCTCCAGGGCCCACCAGCAATCCCAGTCGAAGACGATGGCCACCTTGGCGGCTGACCGTGTGCCGGTCAGACCGTCCAGTTCCTTCAGTTCGTTCCCGAGCTGGGTCACTTCGCGGAAGATCCGGGTGTTGGGGCCGGAGTGGCCCACCATGGCGGAGTGGTAGCGTTCCGTGCCGCCTTTGGCCTGCCGCCACTGGAAGAAGAGGATGGCATCCGCGCCCTGGGCAATGGCCTGGTAGGAACCCAGGCGCATCTTGCCGGGCAGCTTGGAGACGTTGACCGGCCACTGGCTCACTGCTCCGGTGGCCTGCTCCATGACCATCCAGGGCTGGCCTCCGCGGAGGGACCGCATGAGGTCGAAATTCAGGGCCGCCGCCACGTGGGCGTCAGCTTCGCGGGGGTCCGGGTAGATGTCCAGGGCCGCGGCGTCCTCTGCGGCAGCCCAGGCCCAGTAATCGTTGTTCTTGTAGAAGCGCATGAAGTTGGTGACGATGGGAACGTCCGGCGTGTGGCGGCGCAGGATGTCCCGCTCTGCCTTGAAATGCTCCAGCATGCTGCTGGATGTGAAGCGGTGGTAGTCCAGCCGGCGGGTGGGATTGGACCAGGTCCGCGGCTGCGCGGGAGCGCCCACCTGGCTCCAGTCCGAGTACACCTGGCCCCAGACGTCGGCGCTCCAGGCCTGGTTCAGTTCCTCCAGCGTCGAGTACTTCGTCTGCACCCATTTGCGGAAGGCTTTGTCCGCCCAGGGGCCGTAGGAGACGGGACCGTATTCGTTGCCCACGTGCCACATCATCAGCGCCGGGTGCCTGGCGTAGTGCTCCCCCATCTTCCCTGCAATGGCGAGAGCCTTTTGGCGATAGACCGGATGGGAGACGTCAAAGTGCTGGCGCGAGCCGAAGCCGAACGCGCTGCCGTCGGCGAGCTCCGGCAGGATGTCAGGATGCTGCGCGATCAGCCAGGCCGGCGGAACGGCATCCGGGGTGGCCAGGTCCACACCGATGCCGTGCTGGTGCATAAGGTCCATGACCTCATCAAGCCAGCCGAAGTCGTAGATGCCGTCCGCCGTTTCGAGGCGGCTCCAGGAGAACACGGCCAGGGTGACCAGGTTGACGCCGGCTTCCTGCATCAGGCGCGCATCCTCAAGCCATACCTCGCAGGGCCACTGCTCGGGGTTGTAATCTCCGCCGTAGGCAATGCCTCCCAAGCGTCTATGCATACGCTGGAGACGTTCCTCCGCCGTGCGCGCGTCTGGGCTGATGGTCATCTTTGTCCTTTGCTCGGCACCTCCGCCGCATGATCCCCACCATGCGACCTGCATCACATGAAGAAACTATCGTAAAGTTTACGCAAGCACAAGGAGTCTTCTGGAGAAGACGGGGTCCAAAGATGCG from Arthrobacter pascens includes:
- a CDS encoding ABC transporter substrate-binding protein; the protein is MIRRRDFLGLASVITIGLMVTSCDSESAAVDTSKSRTGAMDSFGVGDTFKATAPLTFSCLFSDMPSYAYKKDWLFFTKLAADTNVTLDATVVPSSDYEQKRSLLISSGNAPEIIAKTYPGQESAFVSSGAVLPVSDYVDLMPNFQDKVKKWKLEPEIEGLTQADGKYYVLPGLHEELWPDYTLAVRTDIFEKNNIAIPKTWDEFREALRKLKKAYPDVVPFSDRFNGNAVLNIAGTAFGTVSGWGLVDGLVFDESAKKFSFGAGSGEFKALITYFNSLVSEGLMDPESFTQPDDSAVQKFVTGKSFVISTNSQNIVTYRTSMEQSLGKGNFAISKITVPGGPAGDVIGGSRLENGIMLNSSVADKDNFVALIQFIDWLFYSDAGQEYSKWGVKGTTYDVVNGKRTPAPDVNFLGLNPKGTKDLRVDYGFSGGNFAYGGTTDLLQSTMNEEELKFQKDMQSKTPKAVAPPVPFSDTDREQATLVLTPLKDHVKQNTLKFITGQRPLGEFDAYVKELDAKGQSKYVELANKAYKAYAEKK
- a CDS encoding carbohydrate ABC transporter permease, translated to MNGALLNRQAKKDTGVLLKDMKESRGMKAFRIFNLAFLLVVVFLTVYPFLNIIAQSFSSEGFINSGQVNLFPRGFNVETYKLILADSTFWNNYGNTVLYTVVATAISMVLTTTFAYAIAKKDLKGRSFFIGIAVFTMFFNGGLIPNYVLISSLGMRDSIWAVVLPNAISVFNLLIMKSFFENMPRELEEAAAIDGLTQYGVLFRVVLPLSKAIVATMVLFYAVANWNSWFQAFLYLDKPELFPVTIYLRNMIAGASNTASAGSTVENVGQIAANIQSVTIVLTVIPILCVYPFVQKYFFSGIMLGSVKE
- a CDS encoding ABC transporter permease, coding for MAIQLEVPPEAAAPSVPDKAQKPRNKPGGWKLAIKRDWRLYTLLALPLLYFAIFRYLPMAGNVIAFRQFQPGGSIFGEKWVGLKYVTLFINDPSFWQAFQNTIILGVLTLLFCFPMPIIFALMLNELRSQKFKKFVQTVAYLPHFMSVVIIAGMILQNFSMTGTVNQIANTLFGTTMNFTQDASWFRPMYISSEVWQTMGWGAILYLAALTRVDESLYEAARIDGANRWQQTWHVTLPAIRPTIITLLILNIGTFMAVGFEKILLIYNPLNYETSDVISTYLYRVGLESSNFSYAAAIGMFESVIGLTLILSANAISRRVTGTSLW
- a CDS encoding beta-galactosidase; this encodes MTISPDARTAEERLQRMHRRLGGIAYGGDYNPEQWPCEVWLEDARLMQEAGVNLVTLAVFSWSRLETADGIYDFGWLDEVMDLMHQHGIGVDLATPDAVPPAWLIAQHPDILPELADGSAFGFGSRQHFDVSHPVYRQKALAIAGKMGEHYARHPALMMWHVGNEYGPVSYGPWADKAFRKWVQTKYSTLEELNQAWSADVWGQVYSDWSQVGAPAQPRTWSNPTRRLDYHRFTSSSMLEHFKAERDILRRHTPDVPIVTNFMRFYKNNDYWAWAAAEDAAALDIYPDPREADAHVAAALNFDLMRSLRGGQPWMVMEQATGAVSQWPVNVSKLPGKMRLGSYQAIAQGADAILFFQWRQAKGGTERYHSAMVGHSGPNTRIFREVTQLGNELKELDGLTGTRSAAKVAIVFDWDCWWALELGNSPRSDLTYAQEVLRLYRPLFDANVTVDFVDTKSDLSQYSLVLLPAAYLLTDESAQRFEDYVSDGGRLVVSYLSGIVDESNTIRLGGYPGALRKVLGAWSEEMHPLAGEGEEVKLATADGGTASASYWTEHLHTDGADVLASYDSGRLAGSPAVTRNTFGKGTAVYLSARVDNTFLESLLFAERQAAGVQPELAAPPGVQVRRRTGNGSSFLLVLNHNDAPAGIDVGRGGTDRISGRPLQGTVELPANGVLVLQESATDETSR